In the Candidatus Poribacteria bacterium genome, one interval contains:
- a CDS encoding HEPN domain-containing protein, with the protein MNPLTLEWIEKAEEDYNAAKWLQQSPNPLHNSICFHVQQCIEKYLKAWLQEANIHTPRTHNLQELLDLIVQSLPTWARWQSDFKIITAYAVDPRYPGDSATSDNTQHAMHICNEVRQAVRAHLKLTILVLE; encoded by the coding sequence ATGAACCCATTGACCTTGGAGTGGATAGAAAAGGCTGAAGAAGATTATAATGCGGCGAAATGGCTTCAACAATCACCAAATCCGCTCCATAACTCTATCTGTTTTCATGTCCAACAGTGTATTGAAAAATATTTAAAGGCATGGCTGCAGGAGGCAAACATCCACACTCCCAGGACACATAACCTTCAAGAATTACTGGACCTGATTGTTCAATCACTTCCGACTTGGGCCCGTTGGCAATCTGACTTTAAAATAATCACAGCGTATGCAGTGGATCCCCGCTATCCGGGGGATTCAGCAACATCTGACAATACGCAGCATGCGATGCACATCTGCAATGAAGTGCGTCAAGCCGTTCGAGCGCATCTGAAACTAACAATACTTGTGCTCGAATAA